The Enterococcus sp. 7F3_DIV0205 genome has a window encoding:
- a CDS encoding YfhO family protein codes for MKQKKSFFKRNSIAIALSFVLPVLIMAASYYRLGIYPTSDRTILASDAFGQLVNFYAGFNNLLHGEQSFFYTWTGSLGLNFVSLMSYYVNSLFSFIVFFFDNIQMPDAMYLILLIKIGSMGVTFWVFSHFTFRLPQWLKVALSVSYALMSFTVAYSIMLMWMDAMIYLPLILLGIHRVMDKQKPLLLFISYFLLFVTNYYMAFMVGVFSFLYFTIRTLTDWKRNKGAIFPYLITSILAGGASMVIILPSVIDLRTNGEKMDTIDYFFTNDVGSWDFVVKSMAGAYDTSKFGSAPFIYIGLLPLLFSIFYFVTKKIPLKNKLLYGGLLLFMVISVYVQPLNLFWQGLHSPNMFLFRYSFLYSTLVLILAGFGLEQFEKKDLNLLGNITLSVIGIFIVAAIFSNKKRYGYITQESLIVTVILFIVYVSLFLLKEKKGKWAWFIPTLLVACVCGELFFNTYQIMIGINREWGYTSREKYTNAYKDIEPLVKKAQAENDSFYRLENVDAVSRTDSFNYNYSGITMFSSVRNRHSSQYLDRLGYRSPGTNLTVQYRNNTILMDDLLGVKYNIAKKDPKKYGFKKIATQGKYSLYENKDALPLGMLTDKGIYQSKNNENQTALIQYLSERKEPLFQFTGLSEVSRDNLYIREEGDFTYFSEETNASEEKSITWEINVPAQAQAYLNLDARANRGGEDGIVEVTTSGSKVTGILSSVGSYYNLGHYDKAEKIIVTAKFKESSVVKVIRPSVFVLKTDALNESIKAIKQKEVIFDVKGNQAKATISTEKEQVVFTTIPYDAGWQATIDGKPAKIEAVQDALITVKIPPGKHTIQLTYYPKGMKLGGILLIVCVLLFGLYVYWSQRNNQKRKQEDSIL; via the coding sequence ATGAAACAAAAGAAATCATTTTTTAAAAGAAATAGCATAGCGATAGCGCTGAGTTTTGTTCTGCCTGTGCTCATTATGGCAGCGAGTTATTATCGATTAGGGATTTATCCCACCAGTGATCGGACAATTTTGGCAAGCGATGCTTTTGGTCAATTAGTTAATTTTTATGCAGGATTTAATAATTTATTGCATGGTGAGCAGTCCTTTTTCTACACATGGACGGGTTCTCTAGGATTAAATTTTGTCTCGTTAATGAGTTATTATGTGAACAGTTTATTTAGTTTTATCGTGTTTTTTTTCGATAACATACAGATGCCTGATGCTATGTATTTAATTTTATTGATTAAAATAGGTTCGATGGGTGTGACTTTTTGGGTATTCTCACATTTTACCTTCCGGTTGCCACAATGGTTAAAAGTAGCGTTAAGTGTGAGTTATGCATTGATGAGTTTTACGGTAGCTTATTCGATCATGTTGATGTGGATGGATGCAATGATTTATCTTCCATTGATTTTATTAGGGATTCATCGTGTGATGGATAAACAAAAACCGTTATTATTGTTCATTTCCTACTTCTTATTATTTGTCACAAATTACTATATGGCGTTTATGGTGGGGGTGTTCAGCTTTTTGTATTTTACCATTCGTACTTTGACAGATTGGAAACGGAATAAAGGAGCAATCTTCCCTTATCTAATTACATCAATTCTTGCTGGTGGAGCATCTATGGTAATCATTCTTCCTTCAGTGATCGATCTGAGAACGAATGGAGAAAAAATGGATACCATCGACTATTTTTTTACTAATGATGTCGGGTCTTGGGATTTTGTCGTCAAAAGTATGGCGGGAGCTTATGATACATCCAAATTCGGTAGCGCTCCGTTTATTTACATCGGACTCTTACCACTGCTCTTCTCTATTTTCTATTTTGTAACTAAAAAAATTCCTTTAAAAAACAAATTGCTGTACGGCGGACTGCTTTTATTTATGGTAATCAGTGTATATGTCCAACCTTTAAATCTATTCTGGCAAGGACTCCATTCACCTAACATGTTTTTATTCCGTTACAGTTTTTTGTATTCAACTTTAGTGTTGATATTAGCAGGATTTGGATTGGAGCAATTTGAGAAAAAAGACCTTAATCTATTAGGCAATATTACCTTATCTGTCATTGGCATTTTTATCGTAGCAGCGATTTTTTCCAATAAAAAAAGATATGGTTATATTACCCAAGAATCATTGATTGTCACAGTCATTTTATTCATTGTTTATGTCTCTTTGTTTCTATTGAAAGAAAAAAAGGGGAAGTGGGCATGGTTCATTCCTACTCTACTAGTCGCTTGTGTTTGTGGAGAACTCTTTTTTAATACTTATCAAATTATGATTGGAATCAATCGGGAATGGGGCTATACCAGTAGAGAAAAGTATACGAATGCCTACAAAGATATTGAACCGTTGGTAAAAAAAGCGCAAGCAGAAAATGATTCCTTTTATCGACTAGAAAATGTAGATGCCGTAAGTCGGACGGATAGCTTTAATTACAATTATTCAGGGATTACTATGTTTTCTTCCGTTCGGAATCGGCATTCTTCCCAATACTTAGATCGTTTGGGCTACCGTTCACCAGGTACGAATCTAACGGTTCAATATCGAAATAACACGATTTTAATGGATGACTTACTTGGTGTTAAATACAATATTGCCAAAAAGGATCCTAAAAAATATGGCTTTAAAAAAATTGCTACACAAGGAAAATATAGCTTATATGAAAATAAAGATGCCTTGCCATTAGGAATGCTTACGGATAAGGGGATTTACCAATCAAAAAATAATGAAAACCAAACTGCATTAATTCAATACCTTTCAGAACGAAAAGAGCCTCTTTTCCAATTTACAGGATTGAGTGAAGTCTCTCGTGATAATTTGTATATCCGAGAAGAAGGGGATTTCACATACTTTTCAGAAGAAACTAACGCAAGTGAAGAAAAAAGCATCACTTGGGAAATCAACGTTCCAGCACAGGCTCAAGCCTATCTGAACTTAGACGCTAGAGCAAATCGAGGGGGCGAGGATGGTATTGTAGAAGTGACAACTTCTGGAAGTAAGGTGACAGGAATTCTTTCTTCGGTAGGGTCCTACTACAATCTGGGGCACTATGATAAGGCAGAAAAAATAATTGTGACAGCTAAATTCAAGGAATCATCTGTTGTAAAAGTAATTCGTCCTTCCGTGTTTGTCTTAAAAACAGATGCTCTTAATGAATCAATCAAAGCAATCAAACAAAAAGAAGTAATATTCGATGTCAAAGGAAACCAAGCGAAAGCCACAATTTCAACGGAGAAAGAGCAAGTCGTATTTACAACAATTCCTTACGATGCAGGTTGGCAAGCCACTATTGATGGAAAACCAGCAAAAATTGAGGCTGTACAAGACGCCTTGATTACTGTAAAAATACCACCAGGCAAACACACCATTCAACTGACTTATTATCCCAAAGGAATGAAACTAGGCGGCATACTATTGATAGTTTGTGTCCTACTGTTTGGCTTGTATGTCTATTGGTCTCAGAGAAATAATCAAAAGAGAAAGCAAGAGGATTCGATACTATGA
- the lepB gene encoding signal peptidase I: protein MIDIEKKKLKWREIKEKVKIRYFKLACVLFVVFLSGCFFMKIKAHMVSGESMIPTLQNKDRLFIVKSKDPTRYSIITFQPNEVPNESYVKRVMGLPGDRIWLDQNTLYLNGQMAETNPTPADETNLSGIELPDGTLKVRVTWEVAAKLEGLTMIPDNQFFVLGDNRKHSADSRELGLIDRNKIEGVVTFRYYPLNRLGLIK, encoded by the coding sequence ATGATTGACATAGAAAAGAAAAAATTAAAATGGCGAGAGATTAAAGAAAAAGTAAAGATACGTTACTTTAAACTAGCTTGTGTTTTGTTCGTTGTCTTTTTGAGTGGTTGTTTTTTTATGAAAATAAAAGCTCACATGGTAAGCGGGGAATCGATGATACCAACGCTACAGAATAAAGACCGTTTGTTTATCGTAAAAAGCAAAGATCCGACGCGCTATTCAATCATTACTTTTCAACCTAATGAAGTTCCAAATGAATCTTATGTAAAACGAGTGATGGGACTACCTGGTGATCGTATTTGGTTAGACCAAAATACACTGTATTTAAATGGGCAAATGGCTGAGACCAACCCCACACCAGCTGATGAAACAAACCTTTCAGGAATTGAGTTGCCAGACGGGACGCTCAAAGTTCGAGTGACTTGGGAAGTTGCGGCGAAGCTAGAAGGACTTACGATGATTCCTGACAATCAATTTTTTGTGTTGGGAGACAACCGAAAACATTCTGCGGATAGTCGAGAATTAGGGTTGATTGATCGAAATAAAATCGAAGGAGTCGTGACATTTAGGTATTATCCATTGAATCGGCTTGGGTTAATTAAGTAA
- the lepB gene encoding signal peptidase I, whose translation MSIKKRSSSHGRPKKTGIKDQKKKLDASKDRVINQSKKHPTHIKRKTVRVLEVKQIRIKKRRLVRMKRTFVEFGISLAILGIFLYLLSFFTLSFTKVAGYSMVPTLNNDEWVLVNKLVNPKRFKLVVHRDSTSKETSVRRVIGLPGEAIHYKDDTLYVNDHDVYERFIAAEVQRAKSSKGEYTADWTPETEIIPKGKYLLLGDNRPYAADSREYGYVDEKEIVGVVEMRVLPLHLIQQF comes from the coding sequence GTGAGTATAAAAAAAAGAAGCAGTTCTCATGGGCGCCCTAAAAAAACAGGAATAAAAGATCAGAAAAAGAAGTTGGATGCTTCTAAAGACCGAGTAATTAATCAAAGCAAGAAGCATCCCACACATATAAAAAGGAAGACAGTAAGGGTTCTTGAGGTGAAACAAATCCGGATAAAAAAAAGACGATTGGTCCGCATGAAGAGAACATTCGTTGAATTTGGGATTAGTTTAGCTATATTAGGAATCTTTTTGTATTTATTATCCTTTTTTACGCTTTCATTTACTAAAGTAGCAGGTTATTCAATGGTACCTACGCTGAATAATGACGAGTGGGTACTCGTAAATAAATTAGTTAACCCCAAACGATTCAAGTTAGTTGTACATAGAGATTCAACGAGTAAAGAAACATCAGTAAGACGTGTGATTGGGTTACCAGGTGAAGCAATTCATTATAAAGATGATACTTTATATGTCAATGATCATGATGTTTATGAACGATTCATAGCGGCAGAAGTGCAGCGAGCGAAAAGTAGTAAAGGTGAATATACAGCTGATTGGACACCAGAAACAGAGATAATACCTAAAGGTAAGTATCTGTTATTAGGAGATAATCGCCCATATGCTGCTGATAGTCGAGAGTACGGGTATGTAGATGAAAAAGAAATTGTTGGCGTTGTTGAAATGAGAGTTCTACCGCTTCACTTGATACAACAATTTTAG